One window from the genome of Mauremys mutica isolate MM-2020 ecotype Southern chromosome 4, ASM2049712v1, whole genome shotgun sequence encodes:
- the LOC123368070 gene encoding fibrinogen-like protein 1, translating to MNLKSSVGFILLLLFKCAVWTSAEEAVVLANAHLLPPGGYQRLSNNNEKEHARDCFEIFQHSEGSAKDGLYVIQPMKDPIVVYCNMQDGGWTVIQHITANSTVDFDRIWHDYKYGFGSVHDNYWLGNEYVYQLTNTSRPYTLRVKLVDLNAEIKWGEYEPFKIEDEESQYRIRLGLYKGNAADALTQDTEAYLHDNQKFTTKDRDNDNYFQNCAKLEYNGIPGGGWWYDSCAGANLNRRNVIYWQKDCNKEHLCKFAWMMIKPTYHGQCPNKACHCEKDEL from the exons ATGAATTTGAAAAGTTCAGTGGGATTTATTCTGCTGTTACTCTTTAAATGTGCGGTGTGGACAAGTGCTGAAGAAGCTGTGGTGCTTGCTAATGCCCACCTTCTCCCTCCAGGAGGCTACCAGAGATTGAGTAACAACAATGAGAAAG AACATGCAAGAGATTGTTTTGAGATTTTTCAGCACTCTGAAGGAAGCGCCAAGGATGGTCTTTATGTCATTCAGCCAATGAAAGATCCTATTGTTGTTTACTGTAATATGCAGGATGGTGGGTGGACGGTAATTCAACATATTACAGCCAATAGCACTGTGGACTTTGATAGGATATGGCATGACTACAAGTATGGATTTGGGTCAGTTCATGACAACTACTGGTTAGGGAATGAATATGTGTATCAGTTAACTAACACCTCAAGGCCATATACACTTAGGGTCAAACTCGTAGACTTAAATGCCGAAATCAAATGGGGAGAGTATGAACCGTTCAAAATTGAAGATGAAGAGTCTCAATACAGGATCAGGCTTGGCCTATACAAAGGCAATGCTGCTGATGCCCTGACCCAGGACACAGAAGCTTATCTCCATGATAATCAGAAGTTCACTACAAAAGACAGAGATAATGATAATTATTTTCAGAATTGTGCCAAACTAGAGTACAATGGCATTCCAGGTGGAGGGTGGTGGTATGATTCTTGTGCCGGAGCAAATCTAAACCGCAGGAATGTTATATACTGGCAAAAAGACTGCAATAAGGAACATTTATGCAAGTTTGCCTGGATGATGATTAAGCCCACTTACCATGGCCAGTGTCCTAACAAGGCTTGTCATTGTGAAAAAGATGAATTGTAG